The proteins below come from a single Uloborus diversus isolate 005 chromosome 10, Udiv.v.3.1, whole genome shotgun sequence genomic window:
- the LOC129231661 gene encoding aminomethyltransferase, mitochondrial-like, with amino-acid sequence MTPIMNARRKVFLHDFHLEKNGKMVNFAGFEMPLQYSDMSISESHKHTREHVSVFDVSHMMQTKITGTDRIQFMESLVVADVDGLKENQSTLTLFTTENGGIIDDLIVTKTDTDHLYVVSNAGCAEKDLKHMQSKKEEFKRNGGNVEIEVLGNRALLAVQGPGMAKVLQPFVECNLSSLTFMTSIVTSVCGVDDCRITRCGYTGEDGVEISIPCDKSRLILTSLLDSKLDDVRLAGLGARDTLRLEASLCLYGNDITEDTTPIEASLAWTISKKRREKANFPGASVILQQLKDKPKRKRVGFVSTGPCPRNSCKILNAEGNEIGEITSGCPSPCLNKNISMGYIETASSKIGTKVNFLVHKKKVEGVIVKMPFVPTKYYIK; translated from the exons ATGACCCCCAtcatgaat GCGAGAAGAAAAGTATTTCTACATGactttcatttggaaaaaaatgggAAGATGGTGAATTTTGCCGGCTTTGAAATGCCGCTACAGTATTCTGACATGAGCATCAGTGAATCTCATAAGCATACTCGGGAACACGTCAGTGTCTTTGATGTCTCTCACATGATGCAAACTAAAATCACTGGGACTGATAGAATTCAATTCATGGAAAGTCTGGTTGTAGCAGATGTCGATG gtctaaaagaaaatcaaagtacCCTTACACTGTTTACAACTGAAAATGGAGGAATAATTGATGACTTAATTGTTACGAAGACAGACACGGATCATTTATATGTTGTCTCTAACGCCGGATGTGCGGAGAAAGATTTGAAACATATGCAA agtaaaaaagaagaatttaaacGGAATGGAGGTAATGTGGAGATAGAAGTTTTAGGAAATCGAGCTTTGCTTGCTGTTCAAG GTCCTGGAATGGCGAAAGTTTTACAACCTTTTGTAGAATGTAATTTAAGTTCTTTGACTTTTATGACATCTATTGTCACATCCGTTTGTGGAGTTGATGACTGCAGAATAACTCGATGCGGATACACTGGCGAAGATGGAGTTGAAATATCTATTCCATGTGATAAAAGTAGACTCATTTTGACTAGCTTACTTGATTCGAAATTGGATGATGTAAGACTTGCTGGCTTAGGAGCACGAGACACGTTGAGATTGGAAGCCAGTTTATGCTTGTACGGCAATGATATAACAGAGGATACAACTCCAATTGAAGCAAGTCTTGCCTGGACTATAA GTAAGAAAAGACGGGAAAAGGCCAACTTCCCTGGAGCCAGTGTAATTTTACAGCAGCTAAAAGACAAACCGAAGAGAAAGAGGGTTGGTTTTGTTTCTACGGGGCCTTGTCCAAGAAactcctgtaaaattttaaatgccgaAGGAAATGAAATAGGCGAAATCACAAGTGGATGTCCATCACCTTGCTTAAATAAAAACATCTCAATGGGATATATAGAAACTGCATCATCGAAAATTGGTACAAAAGTGAACTTTTTAGTGCACAAGAAGAAAGTTGAGGGAGTTATCGTTAAGATGCCATTTGTTCCTACAAAATATTACATAAAGTAG